A single Corynebacterium stationis DNA region contains:
- a CDS encoding RDD family protein, translated as MANNKTWLDGPNIPGENDFDTVGRYPGENLGLPESGSGALASVSRRAGGVFIDWILCLLIASVLTKFTHILGGVSTATFILWILMGIVCGILFARTPGMAMLGMGVARIDVPGTTVGIWRGVVRTLLTACLFPAAMVDSDGRGIHDRATGTVVIRD; from the coding sequence ATGGCGAATAATAAGACGTGGTTGGATGGGCCTAATATCCCAGGTGAGAATGACTTTGACACAGTAGGGCGCTATCCAGGTGAAAACCTTGGACTGCCAGAATCAGGCTCGGGTGCATTGGCCTCGGTGTCCCGACGTGCAGGCGGAGTGTTCATTGACTGGATATTGTGCCTTCTCATCGCCAGTGTTCTTACAAAGTTCACACATATATTAGGCGGAGTATCCACCGCGACCTTCATTTTGTGGATCCTGATGGGCATTGTCTGCGGCATCCTATTTGCCCGTACCCCCGGCATGGCTATGCTGGGCATGGGCGTTGCGCGTATCGATGTTCCAGGAACCACCGTCGGGATTTGGCGCGGCGTTGTGCGCACGCTACTGACCGCGTGCCTATTCCCAGCAGCCATGGTGGACTCCGATGGCCGCGGAATTCACGACCGCGCGACTGGCACCGTCGTTATTCGCGATTAA
- a CDS encoding MFS transporter — MTQARPPHTSTSEANTTEYPAGKDPARWRILLILLVAVFMSLISVSIVNVALPSIQAGLDASDSDVQWVLSGYALTFGVVLVAAGRAGDLVGRGGIFIIGVTVYTLASVMAGFAPSAEALNVARFVQGVGAGLLNPQGVGMIQQYFLGPERGRAFGYFGATVGVAVAIGPVFGGFLIQLGGADLGWRLTMLVNVPIGMLAIALAFMWFPRPLLSRVRDMRTGKKVGTWNALKSLDPIGALLLGLAVFMVLFPFVESTGSNWSWALLPLGVLFTAFWVAWERRHRARGNQPMVDLKIFRASSFRNGTIIATLWFMGATSIWVLVALYFQNGLGYSALIAGCVGIPSALLNSVSSTVAGRLVSKHGRKVVIGGMFVAIFGLISSIILIWATTQWDISEWWLVLTLSFAGAGQGSVISPNQTLSLASVPQEYAGSSGAVLQTGQRIGTAIGLAVVTAAAFATLRGTSAAWPHAIMVGFAMITTVCVISLAFGFLDLHQSKKKATA; from the coding sequence ATGACGCAAGCACGACCCCCACATACCTCGACATCGGAAGCAAACACCACTGAATATCCGGCCGGTAAAGACCCGGCTCGCTGGCGTATCCTGCTCATCCTGCTTGTCGCGGTATTCATGTCGTTGATTAGCGTTTCTATCGTGAACGTTGCCCTGCCTTCTATTCAGGCGGGGCTTGATGCTTCTGATTCAGATGTGCAATGGGTACTTTCTGGCTATGCGCTGACCTTCGGCGTGGTGCTGGTAGCTGCTGGCCGCGCTGGTGACTTGGTCGGCCGCGGCGGGATATTTATCATCGGTGTGACCGTCTACACGCTGGCCTCAGTCATGGCGGGTTTTGCGCCTTCAGCAGAAGCACTGAACGTTGCGCGCTTTGTCCAAGGCGTGGGCGCGGGGCTTTTAAACCCACAGGGTGTGGGCATGATTCAGCAATACTTCCTAGGCCCAGAACGTGGCCGCGCCTTTGGTTACTTCGGTGCCACCGTGGGCGTTGCCGTGGCAATTGGTCCAGTCTTTGGTGGCTTTCTCATCCAACTAGGCGGGGCTGATCTGGGTTGGCGCTTGACCATGCTGGTCAATGTCCCCATCGGCATGTTGGCCATTGCCTTGGCGTTTATGTGGTTCCCACGGCCGCTGCTCTCACGCGTGCGTGACATGCGCACGGGCAAGAAGGTCGGCACGTGGAACGCGCTAAAATCCCTTGACCCGATTGGCGCATTGCTTTTGGGCCTTGCGGTATTCATGGTCCTGTTCCCATTCGTAGAATCCACCGGTTCTAATTGGAGCTGGGCGCTGCTGCCGCTGGGAGTACTCTTTACTGCCTTCTGGGTTGCGTGGGAACGTCGCCACCGCGCACGGGGTAATCAACCGATGGTGGATCTGAAGATCTTCCGTGCTTCAAGCTTTCGCAACGGCACGATTATCGCGACGCTGTGGTTTATGGGCGCTACCAGCATTTGGGTGCTGGTGGCCTTGTACTTCCAAAACGGGCTGGGCTATTCGGCGCTCATTGCCGGCTGCGTGGGTATTCCTTCAGCGTTGTTGAACTCAGTCTCATCCACGGTGGCGGGCCGCTTGGTCTCTAAACATGGGCGCAAGGTGGTCATCGGCGGCATGTTCGTTGCTATTTTCGGCCTCATCTCTTCAATCATCCTCATCTGGGCAACTACCCAGTGGGATATCTCTGAATGGTGGCTAGTGCTCACTCTTTCCTTCGCTGGTGCGGGGCAAGGCTCGGTCATCTCCCCCAACCAAACGCTGTCGCTGGCAAGCGTGCCGCAGGAATATGCCGGCTCGTCCGGCGCTGTGCTGCAAACGGGTCAGCGCATCGGTACAGCGATTGGTCTAGCTGTGGTCACTGCAGCGGCCTTTGCCACGCTGCGCGGGACCTCAGCAGCATGGCCACACGCCATCATGGTTGGCTTTGCCATGATTACCACCGTCTGCGTTATTTCACTAGCATTTGGCTTCCTCGACCTTCACCAGTCTAAGAAGAAAGCCACCGCTTAA
- the gcvH gene encoding glycine cleavage system protein GcvH, which yields MANLPAEFTYSEDHEWINAAQDAIVGKTVRIGITSVAADRLGEVVFAELPAVGDSVTAGETCGEVESTKSVSDLYSPVTGTVTAVNEAVHDDYEIINNDPFGEGWLFEVEVEELGEVMTADEYAAENGI from the coding sequence ATGGCTAACCTACCTGCAGAATTTACTTACTCCGAAGACCACGAGTGGATTAACGCCGCTCAGGACGCAATCGTTGGCAAAACTGTTCGCATCGGCATCACTTCTGTTGCCGCAGACCGTCTTGGTGAGGTTGTCTTCGCTGAGCTTCCAGCAGTTGGCGATAGCGTCACTGCAGGTGAAACCTGTGGTGAGGTTGAATCCACCAAGTCCGTTTCTGACCTGTACAGCCCTGTCACCGGTACCGTGACCGCTGTGAACGAGGCAGTGCATGATGATTATGAAATCATCAACAATGATCCTTTCGGTGAAGGTTGGCTGTTTGAGGTCGAGGTTGAAGAACTCGGCGAGGTTATGACCGCTGATGAATACGCGGCAGAAAACGGCATCTAA
- the gcvT gene encoding glycine cleavage system aminomethyltransferase GcvT: MSELRQSPLHAEHEKLGASFTAFGPWNMPLKYGKELDEHHAVRNAVGMFDLSHMGEIWVNGPDAAAFLSYALISNMETVKNGKAKYSMIVAEDGGIIDDLISYRFSDTKFLVVPNAGNTDVVWEAFNQRIEGFDVELNNESLDVAMIALQGPNAAKVLVEQVAEESKEEVENLPYYAATMAKVADVDTIVARTGYTGEDGFELMIYNADATKLWQLFIDQDGVTSCGLASRDSLRLEAGMPLYGNELSRDITPVEAGMGVAFKKKTADFVGAEILRQRLEEGPKQVIKALTSSERRAARTGAEIYAGEQLVGTVTSGQPSPTLGHPIALALVDTAANLEEGAEVEVDIRGKRYPFTVTKTPFYSREK, translated from the coding sequence ATGTCAGAACTACGCCAGTCCCCACTGCACGCAGAGCACGAAAAGCTCGGCGCATCCTTTACCGCTTTTGGCCCTTGGAATATGCCACTAAAGTACGGCAAGGAGCTCGATGAGCACCACGCAGTGCGTAATGCAGTCGGCATGTTTGACCTCTCGCACATGGGTGAGATTTGGGTCAACGGCCCAGACGCCGCTGCATTTTTGTCCTATGCGCTGATCTCCAACATGGAGACCGTGAAAAATGGCAAGGCGAAGTACTCCATGATTGTTGCTGAAGACGGCGGCATCATCGATGACCTAATTTCCTACCGTTTCTCCGATACCAAGTTCTTGGTAGTGCCAAACGCTGGCAACACTGATGTGGTTTGGGAAGCTTTTAATCAGCGCATTGAAGGCTTCGATGTAGAACTCAACAATGAGTCCTTGGATGTTGCGATGATTGCCCTGCAGGGCCCCAATGCAGCCAAGGTTCTAGTTGAACAGGTTGCTGAAGAGTCCAAGGAAGAAGTAGAAAACCTTCCTTACTATGCCGCAACCATGGCCAAAGTCGCAGACGTTGACACCATCGTCGCGCGCACCGGCTACACCGGCGAAGACGGCTTCGAGCTGATGATCTACAACGCCGATGCGACCAAGCTCTGGCAGCTTTTCATCGACCAAGATGGTGTTACTTCATGCGGTTTAGCTTCACGCGATTCCTTGCGCTTGGAAGCTGGCATGCCTTTGTACGGCAATGAGCTTTCCCGCGATATCACCCCTGTCGAGGCAGGCATGGGTGTGGCGTTTAAGAAGAAGACCGCTGACTTCGTCGGCGCCGAGATCCTGCGTCAACGCTTGGAAGAAGGCCCTAAGCAAGTTATCAAGGCTTTGACCTCCTCTGAGCGCCGTGCAGCGCGCACCGGTGCTGAAATCTATGCCGGCGAGCAGTTGGTCGGCACCGTAACTTCGGGTCAGCCATCGCCGACGCTGGGACACCCTATTGCCCTGGCACTGGTAGATACTGCAGCAAACCTCGAAGAAGGCGCAGAAGTAGAAGTGGATATTCGCGGCAAGCGTTACCCCTTCACCGTTACCAAGACGCCTTTCTATAGCCGCGAGAAGTAA
- the glnA gene encoding type I glutamate--ammonia ligase yields the protein MAFSSVSEIVKFIADEDVKFVDIRFTDVPGKEHHFSIPASEFDEDAAEEGMAFDGSSIDGFTTIDESDMTLFPDPNSAHIDPFRTEKTLNIKCFVHDPFTHEPFSRDPRNVARKAEEYLISTGIADTCQFGAEAEFYLFDSVKYQADAHQAFYHVDSNEGWWNRGKDTNLDGTPNFGYKNREKGGYFPTPPYDQTVEVRDAMVGALQEVGFQIERFHREVGSGGQQEINYRFNTMLHAADDIQTFKYVIKNTAVAFNKTATFMPKPLAGDNGSGMHAHQSLWKDGKPLFHDEAGYAGLSDIARYYIGGLLHHAGAVLAFSNPTLNSYHRLVKGFEAPINLVYSQRNRSAAVRIPITGSNPKAKRIEFRAPDPSGNPYLGFAAMMMAGIDGIKNRIEPHAPVDKDLYELPPEEAASIPQAPTSLEASLQALSEDNDFLTEGDVFTEDLIDTYIKFKYENEIEPTRLRPTPLEFEMYFDC from the coding sequence ATGGCATTTTCCAGCGTCTCGGAGATTGTGAAGTTTATCGCTGATGAAGACGTAAAATTTGTTGACATCCGCTTTACCGACGTCCCAGGCAAAGAACATCACTTCAGCATCCCTGCTTCCGAGTTCGATGAGGACGCCGCTGAAGAAGGAATGGCTTTTGATGGCTCTTCCATTGATGGTTTTACCACCATCGATGAATCTGACATGACCTTGTTCCCGGATCCTAACTCGGCACACATCGATCCTTTCCGTACGGAAAAGACCCTGAACATTAAGTGCTTTGTACATGATCCTTTCACCCATGAGCCTTTCTCCCGCGACCCTCGTAACGTTGCGCGCAAGGCTGAGGAGTACTTGATCTCCACCGGTATCGCCGATACCTGTCAGTTCGGTGCCGAAGCAGAGTTCTACCTCTTCGACTCAGTCAAGTACCAGGCGGATGCACACCAAGCTTTCTACCACGTTGATTCCAACGAGGGTTGGTGGAACCGCGGTAAGGACACGAACCTTGATGGCACCCCAAACTTCGGTTACAAGAACCGCGAAAAGGGCGGCTACTTCCCTACCCCTCCATATGACCAGACCGTTGAAGTTCGCGATGCCATGGTCGGTGCTTTGCAAGAAGTCGGCTTCCAGATTGAGCGCTTCCACCGCGAGGTCGGCTCCGGCGGGCAGCAGGAAATCAACTACCGCTTCAACACCATGCTGCATGCGGCCGATGACATCCAGACTTTCAAGTACGTCATCAAAAACACCGCGGTAGCTTTCAACAAGACCGCAACCTTTATGCCCAAGCCACTTGCAGGTGACAATGGCTCCGGTATGCACGCGCACCAGTCTTTGTGGAAGGACGGCAAGCCACTCTTCCACGATGAAGCTGGCTACGCAGGACTGTCCGATATCGCGCGCTACTACATCGGCGGCCTGTTGCACCACGCCGGTGCGGTCTTGGCGTTCTCCAACCCGACTTTGAACTCTTACCACCGCCTGGTCAAGGGCTTTGAGGCACCAATCAACTTGGTCTACTCTCAGCGCAACCGTTCCGCTGCGGTACGTATCCCAATTACTGGTTCTAACCCAAAGGCTAAGCGCATTGAGTTCCGCGCTCCGGACCCATCAGGCAACCCATACTTGGGCTTTGCTGCCATGATGATGGCTGGTATCGACGGCATCAAGAACCGCATCGAGCCACATGCGCCTGTTGATAAGGACCTGTACGAGTTGCCACCAGAAGAGGCAGCTTCCATCCCACAGGCACCTACTTCCTTGGAAGCTTCCCTACAGGCACTTTCTGAAGACAATGACTTTCTTACCGAGGGCGATGTCTTTACCGAGGACTTGATTGATACCTACATCAAGTTCAAGTACGAAAACGAGATTGAGCCAACTCGTCTGCGTCCAACCCCACTAGAATTCGAGATGTACTTCGACTGCTAG
- a CDS encoding antibiotic biosynthesis monooxygenase family protein, with the protein MSVIKINAIEVPAGQGPELEARFAARKHSVDNAPGFKGFQMLRPTKGEDRYFIVTEWETEEDFQQWSSQRQPSHVSTGRQPVATGATLLEFEIVNLDEVEPAPPVQ; encoded by the coding sequence ATGTCTGTAATCAAAATTAACGCCATTGAAGTCCCTGCAGGACAAGGCCCGGAGCTCGAAGCCCGCTTTGCTGCGCGCAAGCACTCGGTAGATAATGCCCCGGGTTTTAAGGGTTTCCAGATGCTACGCCCTACCAAGGGTGAAGATCGCTACTTCATCGTTACCGAATGGGAGACTGAGGAAGATTTTCAGCAGTGGAGCTCTCAGCGTCAGCCTTCGCACGTCTCTACCGGACGTCAGCCGGTAGCAACCGGTGCAACTTTGCTGGAATTTGAAATCGTTAACCTCGACGAGGTCGAACCAGCACCACCAGTCCAATAG
- the lipA gene encoding lipoyl synthase has protein sequence MLRIEKKNAESPIEQKPRWIRNQVRTGPGYEDMKKRVAGAGLHTVCQEAGCPNIHECWESREATFLIGGDRCTRRCDFCDIATGKPQALDTDEPRRVAENIQEMNLNYATITGVTRDDLPDEGAWLYAEVVRKIHEKNPHTGVENLTPDFSGKPDLLQEVFEARPEVFAHNLETVPRIFKRIRPAFRYERSLDVLQQAHDFGLITKSNLILGMGETEEEIQEALRDMRSVGTDIITITQYLRPGPRFHPIERWVRPEEFIAHSEYAKELGFTVMSGPLVRSSYRAGKLYTQAMKARGWELPENLKHLEETSDGATAQEASSLLKKYGPSEETPVTSRMAKTPVGADKFTASIR, from the coding sequence ATGCTCCGCATTGAAAAGAAGAATGCGGAGTCACCCATTGAGCAGAAGCCGAGGTGGATCCGCAACCAGGTCCGCACCGGCCCTGGCTATGAGGACATGAAAAAGCGTGTTGCTGGCGCTGGCCTGCACACTGTCTGCCAGGAGGCGGGTTGTCCTAATATCCACGAATGCTGGGAGTCCCGAGAAGCCACCTTCCTTATCGGCGGTGACCGTTGTACTCGCCGTTGTGACTTCTGCGATATTGCCACTGGTAAGCCGCAGGCACTCGACACCGATGAGCCGCGTCGCGTTGCAGAAAACATCCAAGAGATGAATCTGAACTACGCCACCATCACCGGTGTTACCCGTGATGACCTTCCAGATGAGGGGGCATGGCTTTATGCTGAAGTGGTTCGCAAGATCCACGAGAAGAACCCTCACACGGGTGTAGAAAACCTCACCCCTGACTTCTCCGGCAAGCCAGACTTGCTGCAGGAAGTCTTTGAGGCTCGCCCTGAGGTCTTCGCTCACAACTTGGAAACCGTTCCTCGTATTTTCAAGCGTATCCGCCCGGCATTCCGTTATGAGCGTTCTTTGGATGTTTTGCAGCAGGCACACGACTTCGGTCTGATCACCAAGTCCAACCTGATCTTGGGCATGGGTGAGACTGAGGAAGAGATTCAGGAAGCTCTGCGCGATATGCGCTCCGTAGGCACTGACATCATCACCATTACGCAGTACCTGCGTCCTGGTCCTCGTTTCCACCCAATTGAGCGTTGGGTTCGCCCTGAGGAGTTCATTGCGCACTCCGAGTACGCCAAGGAATTGGGCTTTACCGTTATGTCTGGTCCTTTGGTTCGTTCTTCTTACCGCGCGGGCAAGCTCTACACCCAGGCGATGAAGGCACGTGGCTGGGAGCTGCCAGAAAATCTCAAGCACCTGGAAGAAACTTCTGATGGCGCAACCGCTCAGGAAGCATCGTCTCTGCTGAAGAAGTACGGCCCTTCCGAGGAAACGCCAGTTACTTCCCGCATGGCAAAGACCCCAGTGGGTGCAGATAAATTTACTGCTAGCATCCGCTAA
- the lipB gene encoding lipoyl(octanoyl) transferase LipB: MTAPRDPFFPADRSIRASTAPVEVRRLGRMDYQEAWGYQAEVAAQRARDEVADTLLVVEHPAVYTAGKRTQPEDMPTNGLPVINVDRGGRITWHGEGQLVVYPIIKLAEPVDVVDYVRRLEEAVIHTVREMGVTTAGRIDGRSGVWVPSTTAAKDPAASHRDRKIAALGIRITRGVTMHGLALNCDNILDYYEHIIACGIDDADITTLALELGRDVTVDDAVEPLLIALDDALAGRMVVADHTFASAADPIKLANEKARQARAQSSLADHAGS; this comes from the coding sequence ATGACTGCTCCGCGTGACCCGTTTTTCCCCGCTGATCGTTCTATTCGCGCTTCTACTGCCCCGGTAGAGGTGAGACGTTTAGGTCGTATGGATTATCAAGAAGCCTGGGGCTATCAAGCAGAAGTCGCAGCGCAGCGCGCACGTGACGAAGTTGCAGACACGTTGCTGGTCGTTGAGCACCCCGCTGTGTATACGGCGGGCAAGCGCACGCAGCCCGAAGATATGCCCACCAACGGTCTTCCGGTTATCAATGTTGATCGTGGCGGCCGGATTACCTGGCACGGCGAGGGCCAGTTGGTGGTCTACCCGATTATCAAGTTGGCAGAGCCTGTCGATGTCGTCGATTATGTCCGCCGTCTGGAAGAAGCTGTTATTCATACCGTTCGGGAAATGGGGGTAACAACTGCTGGGCGTATCGATGGTCGCTCAGGCGTGTGGGTGCCATCGACTACCGCTGCGAAAGACCCGGCAGCATCGCACCGAGACCGCAAGATTGCGGCCTTAGGCATCCGCATTACGCGTGGGGTTACCATGCATGGTCTGGCGCTCAATTGCGACAATATCTTGGACTACTATGAGCACATTATTGCCTGCGGTATTGATGATGCCGATATCACCACCCTGGCACTAGAGTTGGGCCGCGATGTCACCGTAGATGATGCGGTTGAGCCCTTGCTCATTGCGCTTGACGATGCCTTGGCCGGCCGCATGGTCGTCGCCGACCACACTTTCGCCTCTGCCGCAGACCCCATCAAACTAGCTAATGAGAAAGCGCGCCAAGCACGCGCGCAGTCTTCCTTGGCTGATCACGCTGGTTCTTAA
- a CDS encoding FAD-dependent oxidoreductase: protein MNFHATVAVIGAGQAGLSAAYHLTRRDFVSALGNPSASQGGKESSPGTFVVFDAEESAGGAWRHRQESLTMATVNGIFDLPGMEQSEIKKTTPAREAVPNYFSDYEAKMDLPIIRPVSVASVNEAGNGYRIELAAQSTSDSTNSPYAGSTWQVDAVINATGTWNNPNQPQYPGIEKFQGRQLHSKDYVRMEDFTSQRVAVVGGGISAVQQLAEASDVAKQTYWYTRSKPFFRASFTAEEGGRQTIDKVTKHTEAGNAPRSIVSYTGLIFNQDAKRAHANGALNRRPIFQGLYENGIIEADGTQVEVDTIIWAIGFRPSLAHLDPLNLYNEKGGINIEGTKVKGKKNLHLIGYGPSQSTVGANRAGRAAVISIARDLKSGT, encoded by the coding sequence ATGAATTTCCATGCAACTGTCGCGGTAATTGGTGCCGGTCAGGCCGGTCTTTCAGCCGCATATCACCTAACCCGCCGCGATTTTGTCAGCGCGCTCGGCAATCCTTCCGCCTCTCAAGGGGGCAAGGAATCCTCCCCGGGCACCTTTGTCGTCTTCGATGCAGAAGAATCCGCTGGCGGCGCCTGGCGCCACCGTCAAGAATCACTGACCATGGCAACCGTCAATGGGATTTTTGACTTACCCGGCATGGAACAATCCGAAATCAAGAAAACTACGCCCGCGCGTGAGGCAGTCCCGAACTATTTCTCAGACTATGAAGCCAAGATGGACTTGCCCATCATTCGCCCAGTTTCTGTCGCTAGCGTTAATGAGGCTGGGAATGGCTATCGCATCGAACTAGCGGCACAATCCACCAGCGATAGTACAAATTCTCCTTATGCCGGCTCCACGTGGCAGGTTGACGCTGTCATCAACGCCACGGGAACGTGGAATAACCCGAATCAGCCGCAGTACCCGGGCATTGAGAAATTCCAAGGCCGCCAGTTGCATTCCAAAGACTATGTCCGCATGGAAGATTTCACCAGCCAGCGCGTGGCAGTAGTCGGCGGTGGAATCTCCGCGGTGCAGCAACTGGCTGAAGCCTCCGATGTCGCGAAACAAACTTACTGGTACACCCGCTCCAAGCCTTTCTTCCGGGCATCGTTTACCGCCGAAGAAGGCGGAAGACAGACCATCGACAAGGTAACCAAGCACACCGAGGCAGGAAACGCACCGCGCTCCATTGTTTCTTATACCGGCCTGATCTTTAACCAAGATGCAAAAAGAGCACACGCTAATGGCGCATTGAATCGCCGGCCGATATTTCAGGGCTTGTACGAAAACGGCATCATCGAAGCAGATGGCACCCAAGTTGAAGTCGACACCATCATTTGGGCGATTGGCTTTCGTCCCAGCCTGGCGCACTTGGACCCGCTGAACCTTTATAACGAGAAGGGCGGGATCAACATTGAGGGCACAAAGGTAAAGGGAAAGAAGAATCTTCACCTCATTGGCTATGGCCCTTCCCAATCCACAGTAGGAGCTAACCGGGCAGGTCGAGCTGCCGTCATCAGCATTGCCCGCGACCTGAAATCTGGCACCTAG
- a CDS encoding DUF4191 domain-containing protein, with product MAQGQDKAAVKAAKKEERVAKRAKRKETRGQMWQAFQMQRKQDKALIPLMLLSILGMGLLFFLIGLLFNGQWFMLILGLGVGFLIAMIIFTRRLERDMYKRVEDQPGVAGWALDNQLKNSVGMAWKVEQGIAMTRQQDIIHRVIGNPGVVLVAEGNKNRLKPTMTQLKRRVDKLAGGVPIYEVYVGDGEDEVPVGKLRNHLIRLPRNYNKNEVYAVARKIEAMDATPGQVAGMPKGPMPRQAQNMAGMNRRMRRAQERKGK from the coding sequence ATGGCACAAGGTCAAGATAAAGCAGCGGTGAAGGCTGCAAAGAAGGAAGAGCGCGTGGCAAAGCGCGCTAAGCGCAAGGAAACCCGCGGTCAAATGTGGCAAGCCTTCCAGATGCAGCGCAAGCAGGATAAGGCACTTATCCCGCTGATGTTGCTGTCCATCTTGGGCATGGGCTTGCTGTTTTTCCTAATTGGTCTGTTATTCAACGGCCAGTGGTTCATGTTGATTTTGGGCCTAGGCGTTGGCTTCCTTATCGCCATGATTATTTTTACTCGCCGCTTGGAACGCGATATGTACAAGCGCGTCGAAGATCAGCCTGGTGTCGCCGGTTGGGCTCTGGATAATCAGCTGAAGAATTCCGTGGGTATGGCATGGAAGGTCGAGCAAGGTATTGCGATGACCCGCCAGCAGGACATCATCCACCGCGTTATTGGTAACCCTGGCGTGGTCCTTGTTGCTGAGGGCAACAAGAACCGTCTCAAGCCTACGATGACTCAGCTCAAGCGTCGCGTCGATAAACTCGCTGGCGGCGTTCCTATCTATGAGGTCTACGTTGGCGACGGCGAAGATGAAGTTCCAGTGGGCAAGCTACGCAACCACTTGATTCGTCTTCCTCGTAACTACAACAAAAATGAGGTTTACGCTGTAGCCCGCAAAATTGAGGCTATGGACGCTACTCCTGGACAGGTCGCAGGTATGCCGAAGGGTCCGATGCCCCGCCAGGCGCAGAATATGGCCGGTATGAACCGTCGTATGCGTCGCGCTCAAGAGCGCAAAGGCAAGTAA